A stretch of the Microcoleus sp. FACHB-68 genome encodes the following:
- a CDS encoding NACHT domain-containing protein: MQQIIQAPAVASARQSVTTRYKLLVEVKNEVESRLKQSLHHTLLLKSQQEQQQPSPRLWDVEVKIGTQPSVRLLPGKEIIELFDLPSVAGKLLILGSPGSGKTTTLLELATELVNRALNDPREPMPVLLNLCSWKEDRRTLAEWLVEELQAKYGIQAELVKQWLATGQLLPLLDGLDELRSEWQKPCVLAINRFLVDYQPDRLVVCSGLAEYANCKTLLQVNGAIYLLPLTEAQVQNYLWSLGSHQLWQSVQNDPNLLKWAKTPVFLNLIALAAEEIWLDEWQARPSDESRCRYLLDAYIRRQLKQEINDPQGSAGKPPTPEQTRHWLSWLAKWLKRSTNDEFAIENMQPAWLPTAIHQWSYRLGVGLIVGLIGGISCGLSFGPLAGLLGSLFFGLLGGLSFKIAPAEPLNWSWEKARKGLLIGMILGLLAGLAGGLFLAILGELVGGFFGAVRAIIGGLIGGLIFGSSQGLNDLEIKPKTMPNQGIWHSVSTAGLFTLMSAVSFGVSFGLMGGFITGLGGLGFGILAGLACGGIACLQHFTLRLILWAHGYAPWNYARFLQYANSLGFVQQIGGRYRFPHELLRTHLAAPALGEIVLRRSSGQLVKTVAGHSDYVQAVAISPDGRLVVSGSDDKTIKLWQRIARQDGRPGVRPLRTLTGHSGYVRTVAISPDGQLLASGSNDKTIKIWHLGADSSGISQGTPVLTLAGHSNWVRSVAFSPDGQLLASCGDDKTINIWYLRTGQMLANLSGHSDYVRCLAFSPDGQFLASGSDDKTINIWHMAGGQPSESPVLTLEGHSGYVRTLTIARNGQLLVSGSDDQTITVWQMGSGDSDRAAGSPVHLLGGHAGPVWAVAISPDGQLLASSSRDKTIKIWNLSTGELLRTISLGSAGIFSVVFSPDGQYLIGGSQNSTIEILPVYS; encoded by the coding sequence ATGCAACAGATTATCCAAGCCCCAGCAGTGGCTTCTGCGCGGCAGAGTGTTACAACTCGCTACAAATTGCTCGTTGAAGTTAAGAACGAAGTTGAAAGCCGGCTTAAACAGTCATTGCATCACACACTGCTGCTCAAGTCACAGCAAGAACAACAGCAGCCAAGTCCCCGGCTTTGGGATGTGGAAGTGAAAATCGGCACTCAGCCTAGTGTGCGGCTGTTGCCAGGAAAGGAAATTATTGAACTGTTTGACTTGCCATCCGTCGCCGGCAAGTTATTAATTTTAGGATCACCCGGATCGGGCAAAACCACGACCCTGTTAGAACTGGCAACAGAACTCGTCAATCGCGCCCTCAACGATCCCCGTGAACCGATGCCGGTGTTGCTCAACCTTTGCTCTTGGAAAGAAGATCGGCGAACTTTGGCTGAGTGGCTGGTGGAAGAACTGCAGGCAAAATATGGCATTCAAGCCGAACTCGTTAAACAGTGGCTGGCAACCGGCCAACTGTTGCCTCTGCTCGATGGGCTAGATGAACTGCGCTCAGAGTGGCAAAAGCCCTGTGTGCTAGCAATAAACCGATTTCTCGTTGACTATCAACCGGATCGTTTAGTTGTGTGCAGTGGACTAGCAGAATACGCCAACTGCAAAACTCTGCTACAAGTGAACGGCGCAATTTATTTGTTACCCCTAACTGAGGCGCAAGTTCAGAATTACCTGTGGAGTTTAGGATCGCACCAGTTGTGGCAGAGCGTTCAAAATGACCCGAATTTGTTGAAGTGGGCAAAAACCCCTGTGTTTTTGAACCTGATCGCCCTGGCAGCGGAAGAAATCTGGCTGGATGAGTGGCAGGCGCGTCCTTCTGATGAATCTCGCTGTCGGTATTTGCTCGATGCCTATATTCGCCGGCAGCTCAAACAAGAAATCAACGATCCGCAGGGAAGTGCCGGTAAACCCCCCACCCCAGAACAAACCAGACATTGGCTGAGTTGGCTGGCAAAATGGCTGAAACGCTCGACAAACGACGAGTTTGCCATCGAAAATATGCAACCGGCATGGTTGCCAACGGCGATTCACCAATGGAGTTACCGGCTTGGGGTGGGGCTGATTGTGGGGCTGATTGGCGGGATCAGTTGCGGCCTGAGTTTTGGGCCACTTGCCGGCCTGCTCGGGAGCCTGTTTTTTGGGCTATTGGGAGGACTTAGTTTCAAAATTGCGCCGGCAGAACCCCTGAACTGGTCGTGGGAAAAAGCCAGGAAGGGGCTACTCATCGGGATGATTTTGGGGCTACTGGCGGGGCTAGCCGGCGGCCTATTTTTAGCCATCCTGGGTGAATTAGTGGGAGGCTTTTTCGGCGCAGTGCGAGCCATTATTGGCGGGCTAATTGGAGGGCTGATTTTCGGCAGTTCTCAAGGACTCAATGACCTGGAAATCAAGCCCAAAACAATGCCGAACCAGGGAATTTGGCATTCTGTCTCTACCGCCGGTTTGTTTACCTTAATGAGCGCGGTCAGCTTTGGGGTGAGTTTTGGCCTCATGGGTGGGTTCATCACCGGCTTAGGTGGTCTGGGTTTTGGCATCCTGGCCGGTCTTGCTTGTGGCGGCATTGCTTGCCTGCAGCATTTCACCCTGCGCCTCATCCTCTGGGCGCATGGCTACGCGCCGTGGAACTACGCCCGTTTCCTGCAATACGCCAATTCTCTCGGCTTTGTACAGCAAATCGGCGGGCGTTACCGCTTTCCCCACGAGTTGCTGCGAACCCATTTGGCTGCACCGGCACTCGGCGAGATCGTCCTGCGGCGTTCCTCTGGGCAATTGGTTAAAACCGTTGCCGGTCATTCCGATTACGTTCAAGCCGTTGCCATCAGTCCCGATGGCCGGCTCGTTGTTAGCGGCAGTGATGACAAAACGATCAAGCTGTGGCAGCGGATTGCCCGTCAGGATGGACGCCCCGGCGTGCGACCTCTACGCACCCTCACCGGGCATTCCGGCTACGTTCGCACCGTGGCAATTAGTCCAGATGGTCAACTCCTCGCCAGTGGTAGCAATGACAAAACCATCAAAATTTGGCATTTGGGTGCCGATTCCTCTGGAATTTCCCAGGGAACGCCGGTACTGACGTTGGCCGGCCATTCTAACTGGGTGCGTTCGGTTGCCTTCAGTCCAGACGGTCAACTCCTCGCCAGTTGCGGTGACGACAAGACGATTAATATCTGGTATTTGCGAACCGGCCAAATGCTGGCTAATTTATCGGGTCATTCAGACTATGTTCGCTGTCTGGCTTTCAGTCCCGATGGTCAATTCCTGGCCAGCGGCAGCGATGACAAGACAATTAATATCTGGCACATGGCCGGCGGACAGCCGAGTGAGTCGCCGGTACTAACGCTTGAGGGTCATTCTGGCTATGTGCGGACGCTGACGATTGCTCGCAACGGGCAATTACTCGTCAGTGGCAGCGATGACCAAACAATTACCGTTTGGCAGATGGGTTCGGGTGATTCTGATCGCGCTGCCGGTTCGCCCGTGCATCTGTTGGGAGGTCATGCTGGGCCGGTTTGGGCTGTGGCGATCAGCCCGGATGGTCAGCTGCTTGCCAGTAGCAGCCGCGACAAAACGATTAAAATTTGGAATCTATCGACCGGCGAATTGCTGCGAACCATTTCTCTCGGTTCTGCCGGCATTTTTTCTGTCGTTTTTAGTCCAGACGGTCAATACCTGATCGGGGGCAGTCAGAACAGTACGATTGAAATTTTGCCGGTGTATTCGTGA
- a CDS encoding tetratricopeptide repeat protein, translated as MNHIHKTVAILGIAAVLGGGAISVQAQTPQPIFMTQNAEDLFSQGLEKMEKGDFKGAIDDFSKSLQIKPNNAETFYYRGLAQDLLEQNDKALEDYSEAIRLAPDNTYAYNNRGTVYAELKDYQKAIQDYDRALQIDVDNANAYYNRGLANSALGNPQSALTDFQKAADLYKKQGKTQDYEDAMNRLTELQKPQ; from the coding sequence ATGAACCACATTCACAAAACTGTTGCTATCTTAGGAATCGCCGCCGTACTCGGTGGAGGAGCGATTTCAGTTCAGGCGCAGACTCCACAACCAATCTTCATGACTCAAAATGCTGAAGATTTATTCAGCCAAGGGTTGGAAAAGATGGAGAAAGGAGACTTTAAAGGCGCGATTGATGACTTTTCTAAGAGTTTGCAAATCAAGCCGAATAATGCTGAAACCTTCTATTATCGAGGACTGGCGCAGGATCTTCTGGAACAAAATGATAAAGCGCTAGAGGATTACAGCGAAGCCATCCGTTTAGCTCCGGATAATACCTATGCTTACAACAACCGGGGCACTGTTTACGCTGAACTCAAAGATTATCAAAAGGCCATTCAAGATTACGATCGCGCTTTGCAGATTGATGTTGATAATGCAAATGCTTATTACAACCGAGGATTAGCGAACTCTGCTTTAGGAAATCCCCAAAGTGCCTTAACCGATTTTCAGAAAGCTGCAGACCTTTACAAAAAACAAGGAAAAACCCAGGATTACGAAGACGCGATGAACCGACTCACTGAGCTGCAAAAGCCGCAGTAA
- the acnB gene encoding bifunctional aconitate hydratase 2/2-methylisocitrate dehydratase has product MLESYRKHVAERAALGIPPLPLDAPQTSELCELLKNPPAGEEETLLELLQDRVPPGVDQAAYVKAGFLTAVAKGEIECPLIVPQGAVKLLGTMMGGYNVQSLVSLLESSEPAIAASAAAALSKTLLVFDAFHDVLTLSDINPYAKQVIDSWATADWFIGRPKLPEAITLTVFKVPGETNTDDLSPAPHATTRPDIPLHATVMLESRMPGAVQTIAQLKQKGHPVAYVGDVVGTGSSRKSAINSVLWHIGNDIPYVPNKRAGGYILGSAIAPIFFNTAEDSGALPIECDVTKMETGMVITIHPYKGEITNEAGEVISTFTLKPDTILDEVRAGGRIPLLIGRALTDKTRISLGLDPSPIFVRPRPPLDTGKGYTLAQKMVGKACGLKGVRPGTSCEPMMTTVGSQDTTGPMTRDELKELACLGFSADLVMQSFCHTAAYPKPVDVKTHKDLPDFFAQRAGVALRPGDGIIHSWLNRMLLPDTVGTGGDSHTRFPLGISFPAGSGLVAFAAALGLMPLDMPESVLVRFKGELQPGITLRDIVNAIPYVAIQKGLLTADKQNKKNIFSGRIMEIEGLPDLKVEQAFELTDATAERSCAGSTIKLSVETVSEYLRSNVALLKNMAARGYQDARTIMRRVAKMEEWLANPVLMEADPDAEYAAIIEIDLNEITEPIVAAPNDPDNVKLLSEVANDPVQEVFIGSCMTNIGHYRASAKVLEGEGAVKTRLWICPPTRMDEYQLKEEGVYGTFGAAGARTEMPGCSLCMGNQARVADATTVFSTSTRNFNNRMGKDARVYLGSAELAAVCSLLGRVPTVQEYMDIVAKKIHPFAGDLYRYLNFDQIAGFEDEGRVIALEDMPRIEDILGMPAATR; this is encoded by the coding sequence ATGCTGGAATCTTATCGGAAACACGTTGCTGAGCGGGCGGCTTTGGGAATTCCGCCACTGCCGTTGGATGCCCCACAAACCTCTGAGTTGTGCGAGTTGTTGAAAAACCCGCCGGCAGGGGAAGAAGAGACGCTTCTGGAGTTATTGCAAGATCGCGTCCCGCCCGGTGTTGATCAAGCCGCTTATGTCAAAGCCGGCTTTTTAACAGCAGTTGCGAAAGGAGAGATTGAATGCCCCCTGATTGTGCCCCAAGGTGCAGTGAAACTTCTCGGCACCATGATGGGTGGATATAACGTGCAATCGTTGGTGAGCTTGCTAGAGTCAAGTGAGCCGGCAATCGCTGCCTCCGCCGCTGCAGCGCTAAGCAAGACGTTGTTGGTATTTGATGCGTTTCACGACGTTTTAACTTTGTCTGATATCAATCCCTATGCCAAGCAAGTCATCGACTCTTGGGCAACAGCAGATTGGTTCATCGGGCGTCCAAAACTGCCAGAAGCCATCACTCTCACCGTGTTTAAGGTGCCGGGAGAAACGAATACCGACGATCTTTCACCGGCACCCCACGCTACCACACGCCCAGATATTCCCTTACACGCGACAGTGATGCTGGAATCGCGGATGCCAGGAGCGGTGCAAACCATTGCTCAATTGAAGCAGAAAGGGCATCCCGTGGCGTATGTCGGGGATGTTGTGGGCACAGGTTCCTCCCGCAAATCTGCCATCAATTCAGTGCTGTGGCACATTGGCAATGATATTCCCTACGTGCCCAATAAACGGGCTGGGGGATATATTTTAGGCAGTGCGATCGCCCCCATCTTCTTCAACACAGCAGAAGATTCGGGTGCCTTGCCCATCGAGTGCGATGTCACGAAGATGGAAACCGGCATGGTGATTACAATTCATCCTTACAAAGGTGAAATCACCAATGAAGCGGGGGAAGTGATTTCAACATTTACCCTCAAGCCTGACACAATTTTAGATGAAGTGCGTGCCGGTGGTCGAATTCCCCTGTTAATTGGGCGAGCACTTACTGATAAAACGCGAATTTCTCTCGGTTTAGATCCTAGCCCAATTTTTGTTCGTCCTCGCCCCCCACTCGATACCGGCAAAGGTTACACCCTCGCGCAAAAAATGGTGGGCAAAGCCTGCGGTTTAAAAGGCGTGCGTCCCGGCACTTCTTGTGAGCCAATGATGACAACCGTTGGTTCCCAAGATACCACAGGGCCGATGACGCGGGATGAGTTGAAAGAACTTGCCTGTTTAGGGTTTTCTGCTGATTTGGTGATGCAAAGTTTCTGTCACACGGCGGCTTATCCCAAGCCGGTGGATGTGAAGACTCACAAGGACTTGCCAGACTTTTTTGCCCAGCGTGCCGGTGTTGCTTTGCGTCCCGGTGATGGCATTATTCACTCTTGGTTAAACCGGATGTTATTGCCGGATACTGTGGGCACCGGCGGTGATTCTCACACGCGTTTTCCGCTGGGAATTTCCTTCCCTGCCGGTTCAGGTTTGGTGGCATTTGCGGCGGCTTTAGGTTTAATGCCTTTGGATATGCCGGAATCGGTTTTAGTGCGCTTCAAAGGTGAATTGCAACCCGGTATTACCTTGCGGGATATTGTGAATGCAATTCCTTATGTGGCGATTCAAAAAGGCTTGCTGACTGCCGATAAACAGAATAAGAAAAATATCTTTTCTGGGCGGATTATGGAGATTGAAGGCTTGCCAGATTTGAAGGTTGAGCAAGCGTTTGAATTGACAGATGCCACGGCTGAGCGTTCCTGTGCCGGTTCCACGATTAAGTTGAGTGTGGAAACGGTTTCTGAGTATTTGCGATCTAATGTGGCGCTGTTGAAAAATATGGCGGCGCGGGGTTATCAAGATGCTCGCACGATTATGCGCCGCGTAGCAAAAATGGAGGAATGGTTAGCAAATCCAGTCTTGATGGAAGCCGATCCGGATGCGGAATATGCAGCCATTATTGAGATTGATTTGAATGAAATCACAGAACCCATTGTTGCCGCTCCCAATGACCCAGATAATGTGAAATTACTGTCTGAGGTGGCGAATGATCCGGTGCAGGAAGTGTTTATCGGTTCTTGCATGACTAATATCGGTCATTATCGGGCAAGTGCAAAAGTTTTGGAAGGGGAGGGAGCGGTAAAAACACGCTTGTGGATTTGCCCACCAACTCGCATGGATGAGTATCAGTTGAAAGAAGAAGGCGTTTACGGCACATTTGGGGCTGCCGGCGCGCGAACTGAGATGCCGGGATGCAGTTTATGTATGGGGAATCAGGCGCGGGTTGCGGATGCGACAACAGTGTTTTCCACTTCGACTCGCAACTTCAACAATCGCATGGGCAAAGATGCGCGAGTTTATCTCGGTTCGGCTGAATTAGCAGCAGTTTGTTCCCTGTTAGGGCGGGTTCCCACTGTACAGGAATACATGGATATTGTGGCGAAAAAGATTCATCCTTTTGCCGGCGATTTGTATCGCTATTTGAATTTCGATCAAATTGCTGGATTTGAGGATGAAGGGCGCGTGATTGCGCTGGAAGATATGCCCCGAATTGAGGATATTTTGGGGATGCCGGCGGCTACGCGATAA
- a CDS encoding GAF domain-containing protein: MLKLTAGYQFRGDKNMANSLGFEAILYEMWHEVTLKTGKLLNADRASVFLLDQKNNELWSIAASAERGGFVEIRMPAGVEILGEVVASNRIVNIPFDFYDDPRSSATKEQDLKTGYRTYTLMALPLFNEEGALMAVVQLFNKLKATHDLAAPLPKKVDTAGFTQSDEDLFTDFVPLMRPILEKCQTASAQAIGLATANENLSPTTADLNQEKQEKIVKDLGEDAGESSDSNQLILNPQNNLLGLESILEQQQISTVLMSAIRSLSQSSLDLDETIQAVMNEAKQIMRADRGTVWLIDREKNELWTKIPMGGTLKEIRIPMWVGFVGQVAQSGEPLVIGFDLYEHPDTETVKQTDRKVGYRTCSLLCVPIFNGDGGLIGVTQLVNKQQQGDFPDYDPDEWPNAPDCWKASYNRSDQEVLQAFNIKAGIVLQNAMKFSALKRQEQIQRDIIRTLAYGVVSTDQAGTIIAINESAKNLLGFRKEEELEGRLACDLIQFQNSNFTKLFQAALEAKYERDCQQFYPNQILLAGDEQHMINLSISSIVDAGEPANIYGVLVVMDNMSDEKHLKSQLYQYMTPELVEQLLDNPQNRLASGSPLSPIPLTQITVADNLLTLQTIRERKDISVLFSGIRSFTPLLENLEDQEVNQLLKEYFESMTEAVFKNKGTIDKYVGDAIIALFGWSLPLEDHAWCAVQTAVEMRYRLVELNVRRVEDGKPAIRIGIGINSDSLQANNIGATNRLEFSSIGDGVNLGSQLEKASKEYGCDIIISETTYQPCAEQIWARELDLIGIEGTDKPMAIYQVAGLRSEEIPEEKLQVLEYYCQGREYYRSHQFVKAIAAFTKVLEISSWDKPAAIQIERCQHWLHTPPPANWDGVWRLTDLT; the protein is encoded by the coding sequence ATGCTCAAACTCACAGCCGGCTATCAATTTAGAGGAGATAAAAATATGGCGAACAGCCTAGGGTTTGAAGCCATTCTTTATGAGATGTGGCATGAAGTTACCCTAAAAACCGGAAAGTTACTCAACGCAGATCGGGCGAGCGTATTTTTATTAGATCAAAAAAATAACGAACTTTGGTCAATTGCCGCCAGTGCTGAGCGTGGGGGATTTGTAGAAATTCGGATGCCTGCCGGTGTGGAAATTCTGGGTGAAGTCGTCGCTTCCAACAGAATTGTGAATATTCCCTTTGATTTCTATGACGATCCGCGTTCTAGTGCCACCAAAGAGCAAGATTTAAAAACCGGCTACCGCACTTATACCCTGATGGCTTTACCGCTATTTAATGAGGAAGGCGCTCTTATGGCCGTTGTTCAGCTTTTTAACAAACTGAAAGCAACTCATGATCTAGCAGCACCTTTGCCTAAAAAAGTTGACACTGCCGGTTTCACGCAATCAGATGAAGATTTGTTTACAGACTTTGTCCCCTTAATGCGACCGATTTTAGAAAAATGTCAAACGGCTTCCGCACAGGCAATAGGATTAGCCACTGCCAATGAAAATCTCTCACCCACAACCGCCGATTTAAATCAAGAAAAACAGGAAAAAATTGTTAAAGACTTAGGAGAAGATGCTGGGGAAAGTTCAGATTCTAATCAACTGATTCTGAACCCTCAAAACAATTTGCTAGGTTTAGAATCAATTCTTGAACAACAGCAGATTTCTACCGTACTCATGTCTGCTATTCGCTCCCTCTCTCAAAGTAGTTTAGATTTAGATGAAACAATTCAGGCGGTAATGAATGAAGCAAAACAGATAATGCGTGCAGATCGGGGAACCGTGTGGCTAATTGATCGCGAGAAAAATGAGCTATGGACAAAAATCCCGATGGGCGGGACTTTAAAAGAAATTCGCATCCCGATGTGGGTAGGATTTGTTGGTCAAGTTGCTCAATCTGGCGAACCTTTGGTGATTGGTTTTGACTTGTATGAGCATCCAGATACCGAAACTGTCAAACAAACAGATCGCAAAGTTGGTTATCGCACTTGTAGCTTATTGTGCGTGCCAATTTTTAACGGGGATGGGGGTTTAATTGGTGTAACGCAATTAGTCAATAAACAGCAACAAGGTGATTTCCCAGACTACGATCCAGATGAATGGCCTAACGCCCCCGATTGTTGGAAAGCAAGTTATAATCGCAGCGACCAAGAGGTATTGCAGGCATTTAACATTAAAGCCGGCATCGTTCTGCAAAATGCGATGAAATTTTCAGCGCTCAAGCGGCAGGAACAGATCCAGCGCGATATTATTCGCACCCTTGCTTATGGGGTAGTTTCCACAGATCAAGCCGGCACCATCATCGCGATTAATGAAAGTGCAAAAAATTTATTGGGCTTTAGAAAAGAAGAGGAACTAGAAGGCCGCCTTGCTTGCGATTTAATTCAGTTTCAGAATAGCAATTTTACCAAATTGTTTCAAGCAGCCCTTGAAGCAAAGTATGAACGAGATTGTCAGCAATTCTACCCCAATCAAATTTTACTAGCCGGCGATGAGCAGCACATGATTAACTTATCAATCAGCTCAATCGTCGATGCCGGCGAACCCGCTAATATTTATGGGGTTTTGGTGGTGATGGATAACATGAGCGATGAAAAACACCTCAAAAGCCAACTCTATCAGTACATGACCCCTGAATTAGTCGAACAACTGCTAGACAATCCCCAGAATCGGCTCGCTAGCGGTAGTCCCCTCTCCCCCATACCTTTAACGCAGATCACGGTAGCAGATAATCTCCTAACACTACAAACGATCCGCGAACGCAAGGATATCTCAGTTTTGTTCTCAGGAATTCGCAGTTTCACGCCTTTGCTGGAAAACTTAGAAGATCAGGAAGTTAACCAGCTACTCAAAGAATATTTTGAGTCAATGACTGAGGCTGTATTCAAGAATAAAGGCACCATCGATAAATATGTTGGTGATGCGATAATCGCTCTTTTTGGTTGGTCTTTACCCCTAGAAGATCATGCCTGGTGTGCTGTGCAAACAGCAGTGGAAATGCGCTACCGGCTCGTGGAATTAAATGTCCGCCGTGTTGAAGATGGCAAGCCGGCAATCCGCATCGGCATTGGCATCAACTCCGACAGTCTTCAAGCAAACAACATTGGCGCAACAAACCGCCTCGAATTTTCGAGTATTGGAGACGGAGTCAATCTCGGCTCCCAATTGGAAAAAGCTAGTAAAGAATATGGCTGCGACATTATTATTAGCGAAACAACTTACCAACCCTGTGCGGAGCAAATTTGGGCAAGAGAACTTGACTTGATTGGCATTGAGGGTACAGACAAGCCAATGGCTATTTATCAAGTTGCCGGCTTGCGCTCTGAAGAAATTCCAGAAGAAAAGTTGCAGGTACTTGAATACTATTGCCAGGGACGTGAGTATTATCGCTCTCACCAATTTGTTAAAGCAATTGCTGCCTTTACAAAAGTTCTGGAAATTTCCAGTTGGGATAAACCGGCTGCCATCCAAATAGAGCGTTGCCAGCATTGGCTTCACACACCCCCACCGGCCAACTGGGATGGTGTCTGGAGGCTCACGGATTTAACCTAA
- a CDS encoding pentapeptide repeat-containing protein has translation MISRTLATAALLTVLSLPTAARSENLEHTRQLLASKQCPKCELSGAGLVLANLMGANLGGANLNRANLSRADLTRANLSGADLSSAGLFGANLGQANLKGANLAGADLRDANLAGADLTGVNLAGANVKGTIGLGEYVGRLENLYQWAMEEGQRKNYPGAIEYFNQALTIKPDFAPAFLGRAAAKAEMGNYTGGLQDAQQAETLYSAQGDPNGYQTSQLLIKQIEVYQKRARGEGGGGGGNLLNVLGGLLLRVLF, from the coding sequence ATGATATCAAGAACACTCGCCACCGCAGCACTACTCACGGTTTTAAGTCTGCCCACTGCTGCCCGATCGGAAAACTTAGAACATACCAGACAGCTACTTGCTTCTAAACAATGTCCCAAGTGCGAACTCAGCGGCGCTGGCTTGGTTCTCGCTAACCTCATGGGTGCCAATCTTGGGGGTGCTAATTTGAATCGGGCGAATCTCAGCCGCGCGGATCTGACGCGTGCCAATTTAAGTGGGGCTGATTTGAGCAGTGCAGGTTTGTTTGGTGCGAATTTGGGACAGGCAAACCTGAAAGGAGCAAATTTGGCCGGCGCGGATTTGAGAGATGCCAACCTTGCCGGTGCGGATCTCACGGGCGTGAATCTAGCCGGCGCGAATGTGAAGGGTACGATTGGGCTGGGTGAATACGTCGGCAGGTTGGAGAACCTGTATCAGTGGGCAATGGAAGAAGGGCAGCGGAAAAATTATCCGGGCGCGATTGAGTATTTCAATCAAGCACTAACCATTAAACCGGACTTTGCTCCCGCTTTCCTCGGTCGCGCAGCGGCGAAGGCAGAAATGGGAAACTATACAGGGGGGCTTCAAGATGCCCAACAAGCGGAAACGCTTTATTCAGCCCAAGGCGATCCCAATGGCTACCAAACCTCTCAGCTATTGATTAAACAGATTGAAGTTTATCAAAAAAGAGCTAGAGGCGAAGGCGGCGGGGGTGGTGGCAATTTGCTGAATGTCCTCGGCGGACTTTTGCTACGTGTTCTCTTCTAA
- a CDS encoding putative PEP-binding protein yields MPWRVCLFAGFAILLYRGVGWVFLRYYAGIWVEVCGELASSPLAMPVLLGLGVDELSVSVPVISTVKVSISHLTMGKRK; encoded by the coding sequence ATGCCTTGGCGGGTGTGTTTGTTTGCCGGCTTCGCCATCTTGCTTTACAGAGGCGTTGGGTGGGTTTTCCTGCGATACTATGCCGGCATCTGGGTGGAGGTGTGCGGTGAGTTGGCGTCATCTCCCTTGGCAATGCCGGTTTTGTTGGGGTTGGGGGTGGATGAGTTGAGTGTGAGTGTGCCGGTGATCTCTACTGTGAAGGTATCGATTTCACATTTAACGATGGGGAAGCGCAAGTGA